The proteins below are encoded in one region of Coffea arabica cultivar ET-39 chromosome 4c, Coffea Arabica ET-39 HiFi, whole genome shotgun sequence:
- the LOC113739062 gene encoding uncharacterized protein has protein sequence MTMYWYLMILNMLRSWLKRHGASIRMLKKLLLMRQKRRERKRKQRMTQSILMLRKAMMMMLLMKQIVMMQTPNQKQRKMLLPQLRKMLKTSCRKILASAVVDPTCCCEEELCWQLSSRHFSFFFWLLAVELLFREKRYWLLAFGFEYHCALYR, from the exons ATGACAATGTATTGGTATCTGATGATCTTGAATATGCTAAGAAGTTGGCTGAAGAGACATGGGGCAAGCATAAGGAT GCTGAAAAAGTTGCTTTTGATGAGgcagaaaagaagagagaggaagag GAAGCAAAGGATGACCCAGTCGATTCTGAT GCTGAGGAAGgcgatgatgatgatgctgcTGATGAAGCAGATAGTGATGATGCAGACGCCAAATCAGAAACAAAGGAAGATGTTACTGCCGCAGCTGAGGAAAATGTTAAA GACGAGCTGTAGGAAAATACTTGCGAGTGCTGTGGTTGACCCAACATGCTGCTGCGAAGAAGAGCTTTGTTGGCAATTGAGCTCTcgacatttttcatttttcttttggcttttagCTGTAGAATTGCTGTTTAGGGAAAAAAGATATTGGCTTTTGGCTTTTGGCTTTGAGTATCATTGTGCTTTGTACCGttga
- the LOC113739956 gene encoding calmodulin-binding protein 60 A-like isoform X1: MVGFSWLPQLLPSSLLLVLFETAHEFSTGVRCYCLELTELASGLLLFLGLEGLEKCPRSDNSSSKKRVARLNQMVMTLPLMTRGENSLLLIASELITLRRMQKLIEPALEPMIRKIVKEEVDLAMKKYLISIRRTCGKEICSSESGSLQLQFLTGISLPVFTGTRIEGEDFNNLQVALVDPFTGQVVPIGPQSAAKVEIVVLEGDFDGDESDNWTFEEFKNNIVREREGKKPLLTGDAFLTLKEGIGVVSDISFTDNSSWTRSRKFRLGARVVDNSDGNRVKEAKTDSFIVRDHRGELYKKHHPPSLADEVWRLEKIGKDGAFHRRLSKERIKTVKDFLTLYFVDPARLRNILGTGMSTKMWEVTVDHARTCVLDKELHFYYPSGSQHKKGVVFNVVGEVMGFVSDCQYITHDKLSETEKAYARDLVAAAYRHWTDVVSIDDEASLMDGSLFLSTIEYSSNPPMLDGSKVLNSHKSGKCDYPEPTTCSDIMPSMYSLGGLTSLDEYDLPIMDSMEVRFDHPLNIPGQVTNNTICDTDSMTQAFYEDEHLQFFDSSNLGPSTGLNTAVSCFLGRPKRRWKMLFSVLRWFSIRRLVARKSNVKEVKRYC; this comes from the exons ATGGTGGGTTTTTCTTGGCTTCCTCAACTACTGCCTTCATCATTGTTGTTAGTATTATTTGAGACAGCCCATGAATTCTCTACTGGTGTTAGGTGCTACTGTTTAGAATTGACAGAATTAGCATCTGGGCTGTTGCtatttttgggtttggaaggttTGGAAAAATGTCCCAGAAGCGACAACAGCAGCAGCAAGAAGAGAGTTGCAAGACTCAATCAGATGGTGATGACTTTGCCTCTGATGACAAGAGGAGAAAACTCCCTTCTCTTAATAG CATCGGAGTTAATAACCTTGCGTAGAATGCAAAAATTGATCGAGCCAGCTTTGGAGCCAATGATCCGTAAAATT GTGAAAGAGGAAGTTGACTTGGCAATGAAAAAGTACTTGATCAGTATAAGAAG gaCTTGCGGGAAAGAGATATGCTCTTCTGAATCAGGAAGTTTACAGTTACAGTTTCTAACTGGTATCTCTCTTCCAGTTTTTACTGGAACACGTATAGAAGGCGAGGATTTTAACAATCTACAAGTTGCCTTAGTTGATCCTTTTACTGGGCAAGTTGTTCCCATTGGTCCTCAATCTGCTGCAAAAGTTGAAATAGTAGTTCTTGAGGGAGATTTTGATGGTGATGAAAGTGATAATTGGACCTTTGAAGAGTTCAAGAATAATATTGTcagagaaagggaaggcaagaaaCCCCTTCTTACTGGGGATGCTTTTTTGACTCTTAAAGAGGGCATTGGTGTGGTCAGTGACATTTCTTTCACAGACAACTCAAGCTGGACAAGAAGCCGCAAATTCAGGCTGGGGGCAAGAGTTGTGGACAATTCTGATGGTAACAGAGTGAAAGAGGCCAAAACAGACTCCTTCATTGTCAGGGATCATCGTGGAGAAT TGTACAAGAAGCATCACCCTCCTTCTCTGGCAGATGAAGTATGGCGCCTAGAAAAGATAGGAAAAGATGGAGCTTTTCACAGACGTCTGAGCAAAGAGAGAATCAAAACTGTGAAGGATTTCCTTACCCTCTATTTTGTTGATCCTGCAAGGCTTCGAAAT ATCCTTGGGACAGGCATGTCAACTAAAATGTGGGAAGTGACAGTCGATCATGCCCGGACTTGTGTCCTTGACAAGGAATTGCACTTCTACTATCCATCCGGATCTCAGCATAAAAAAGGTGTAGTTTTTAATGTTGTAGGAGAGGTGATGGGTTTTGTCTCTGATTGCCAGTATATTACCCATGATAAGCTGTCTGAAACAGAAAAG GCTTATGCCCGAGACCTGGTGGCTGCTGCTTACAGGCACTGGACTGATGTGGTTTCAATTGATGACGAGGCCTCTCTTATGGATGGTTCTTTATTCTTGTCTACCATAGAATACTCCTCGAATCCTCCTATGCTCGATGGCAGCAAGGTTCTGAATTCTCATAAGAGTGGCAAATGTGATTATCCAGAACCAACTACCTGTTCTGATATCATGCCATCCATGTATTCACTCGGGGGTTTAACCAGCCTGGATGAATATGACCTGCCCATTATGGACTCTATGGAGGTTAGATTTGACCACCCTTTGAACATTCCTGGCCAAGTCACGAACAACACGATATGTGACACAGACTCCATGACTCAAGCTTTCTACGAGGATGAGCACCTACAATTTTTTGATTCTTCAAATTTGGGGCCATCCACTGGTCTGAATACTGCTGTTAGTTGCTTTCTGGGGCGTCCGAAGAGGAGATGGAAAATGCTGTTCAGTGTCTTGAGATGGTTTTCGATAAGAAGGTTGGTTGCAAGAAAGTCTAATGTGAAAGAAGTAAAAAGATACTGTTAA
- the LOC113739956 gene encoding calmodulin-binding protein 60 A-like isoform X2 encodes MSQKRQQQQQEESCKTQSDGDDFASDDKRRKLPSLNSVASELITLRRMQKLIEPALEPMIRKIVKEEVDLAMKKYLISIRRTCGKEICSSESGSLQLQFLTGISLPVFTGTRIEGEDFNNLQVALVDPFTGQVVPIGPQSAAKVEIVVLEGDFDGDESDNWTFEEFKNNIVREREGKKPLLTGDAFLTLKEGIGVVSDISFTDNSSWTRSRKFRLGARVVDNSDGNRVKEAKTDSFIVRDHRGELYKKHHPPSLADEVWRLEKIGKDGAFHRRLSKERIKTVKDFLTLYFVDPARLRNILGTGMSTKMWEVTVDHARTCVLDKELHFYYPSGSQHKKGVVFNVVGEVMGFVSDCQYITHDKLSETEKAYARDLVAAAYRHWTDVVSIDDEASLMDGSLFLSTIEYSSNPPMLDGSKVLNSHKSGKCDYPEPTTCSDIMPSMYSLGGLTSLDEYDLPIMDSMEVRFDHPLNIPGQVTNNTICDTDSMTQAFYEDEHLQFFDSSNLGPSTGLNTAVSCFLGRPKRRWKMLFSVLRWFSIRRLVARKSNVKEVKRYC; translated from the exons ATGTCCCAGAAGCGACAACAGCAGCAGCAAGAAGAGAGTTGCAAGACTCAATCAGATGGTGATGACTTTGCCTCTGATGACAAGAGGAGAAAACTCCCTTCTCTTAATAG TGTAGCATCGGAGTTAATAACCTTGCGTAGAATGCAAAAATTGATCGAGCCAGCTTTGGAGCCAATGATCCGTAAAATT GTGAAAGAGGAAGTTGACTTGGCAATGAAAAAGTACTTGATCAGTATAAGAAG gaCTTGCGGGAAAGAGATATGCTCTTCTGAATCAGGAAGTTTACAGTTACAGTTTCTAACTGGTATCTCTCTTCCAGTTTTTACTGGAACACGTATAGAAGGCGAGGATTTTAACAATCTACAAGTTGCCTTAGTTGATCCTTTTACTGGGCAAGTTGTTCCCATTGGTCCTCAATCTGCTGCAAAAGTTGAAATAGTAGTTCTTGAGGGAGATTTTGATGGTGATGAAAGTGATAATTGGACCTTTGAAGAGTTCAAGAATAATATTGTcagagaaagggaaggcaagaaaCCCCTTCTTACTGGGGATGCTTTTTTGACTCTTAAAGAGGGCATTGGTGTGGTCAGTGACATTTCTTTCACAGACAACTCAAGCTGGACAAGAAGCCGCAAATTCAGGCTGGGGGCAAGAGTTGTGGACAATTCTGATGGTAACAGAGTGAAAGAGGCCAAAACAGACTCCTTCATTGTCAGGGATCATCGTGGAGAAT TGTACAAGAAGCATCACCCTCCTTCTCTGGCAGATGAAGTATGGCGCCTAGAAAAGATAGGAAAAGATGGAGCTTTTCACAGACGTCTGAGCAAAGAGAGAATCAAAACTGTGAAGGATTTCCTTACCCTCTATTTTGTTGATCCTGCAAGGCTTCGAAAT ATCCTTGGGACAGGCATGTCAACTAAAATGTGGGAAGTGACAGTCGATCATGCCCGGACTTGTGTCCTTGACAAGGAATTGCACTTCTACTATCCATCCGGATCTCAGCATAAAAAAGGTGTAGTTTTTAATGTTGTAGGAGAGGTGATGGGTTTTGTCTCTGATTGCCAGTATATTACCCATGATAAGCTGTCTGAAACAGAAAAG GCTTATGCCCGAGACCTGGTGGCTGCTGCTTACAGGCACTGGACTGATGTGGTTTCAATTGATGACGAGGCCTCTCTTATGGATGGTTCTTTATTCTTGTCTACCATAGAATACTCCTCGAATCCTCCTATGCTCGATGGCAGCAAGGTTCTGAATTCTCATAAGAGTGGCAAATGTGATTATCCAGAACCAACTACCTGTTCTGATATCATGCCATCCATGTATTCACTCGGGGGTTTAACCAGCCTGGATGAATATGACCTGCCCATTATGGACTCTATGGAGGTTAGATTTGACCACCCTTTGAACATTCCTGGCCAAGTCACGAACAACACGATATGTGACACAGACTCCATGACTCAAGCTTTCTACGAGGATGAGCACCTACAATTTTTTGATTCTTCAAATTTGGGGCCATCCACTGGTCTGAATACTGCTGTTAGTTGCTTTCTGGGGCGTCCGAAGAGGAGATGGAAAATGCTGTTCAGTGTCTTGAGATGGTTTTCGATAAGAAGGTTGGTTGCAAGAAAGTCTAATGTGAAAGAAGTAAAAAGATACTGTTAA